A window of Streptomyces sp. NBC_01241 genomic DNA:
TTTCCGTATCGAGTAGGGCGGAGAGCTTCGCCAGGGCTTTGGACTCGGAGTAGCCCACAACGAAGACTCTGGCGGTCGTGTGATTTCCCGTACCCGTCGGCGTTTGGAGGAACGGGCGGTCAGTTATTACGGAGACGTTCACCAGGCACATTTTAACGGCCCGTCGCATATCCGGTTCACCCGGACATGCATGAAGTGAGCGCACACAAACGCCCTGTTCAGCGCCTCGTACACCGAGCGCGCACTGCCCCGCCGCCAGTTGGGTCGATTTGCAGCGAGCCGGCACTGGGTGCTCTGGACGCCAGCCCCCCTTATTCGGAGTGCGGCGGCGGGGCCGTCACTGCATGTCCTTCTTTCAGTGCTTGAAGGTGTCCTTGCCCTTCTCCACTGCCTGCTTCACTTTGCCCTTCATCTTTTGGGCCCTCCCCTTTCCCTCCAGGCTTTCGTTGCCCACGACCTTCCCGGCCGTTTCCTTGGTTTTCCCCTCCGCTATTTTGCCGATGTTCTTGGACTTCTTTCCGATACCCATGTCGTGCTCCCTGGGATCATTCGGGTGGTGGCAGCAGCGTTCCGAGAGGTCCGAGATCCAAATTGAGATCTTGCATGGAAAGGTCGTATCGAGCGCAGAGTTCAATCATACGACTGTGCAGAATCATCAGAGTTGCTCCCAGACGCTCCTCCTGTTCCTCAGTGAGGTCTCCTGCGTCGACCCGCTGAAGGGCCTGGCGTTCCATGAGCTGTCGCAGCAGCTCGACGAGTGTGAGTACGAGTTTGATCAGGTCCCGTTCCACCGTGTCCGGGTCGGTAGTGATCCGGTGGGCCGGCCTTCGCACCTCCGCGCCGCCCCGGGGCAGGATGTCCTGCGGCACTGCGGGCAGCATGCGGAAGGCGCGGGCGGCGGCATCGGCGACCTCGGCGAGGCGGTTTCCGGACGGACGGTCCTCACCGGTCATGGTCGACTCCTACGGGTGCTGAAATGGCATGCCACGGGGAAGGATTCTGTTCGCTGATGGAGACGATCAGCGCGCGCAGCGATATGCGTACGAGGTCGATATCGGCGATGGAGAGCACGACGTCACCGGTGAGGACCACGCCTCCGCTGAGCAACCGGTCCAGCAGGTCGATCAGTGCGATCTGCCGTTGCGGCAGCGGCTCCTCCGGCGTGGCCTCCGGCCTGCTCGCCGCCCTCACGGCGTGGCCCTCTTCAGCGGTTCGGCTTCGGCAAGGGTGGCGAAGGAGTACGGGGCCCACGGCCCGGTGACTTCGACGCGTACCCCGGGTAGTCCTTCTGCGGCCTGCATGACATCGGCGCGGAAGTCTTCGGCCTGTTGCAGCGACACAAGGTAGGCGTCGTTGATGACGTTCTCTCCCGGCCCGCGGGCGAGTTCGCCTTGCTGCGGCCGGTGCTGGACGCGATCAACCGCATAAGCGCGGGCGGCGGCCTCGACCCGCTCGGCTGCCTGTTCGGCGCCCGATAGGCGTCTTCGCGGGCGTGTCGCTGTGCTCTTCGCTGGCTGAGGTAGGCCCGCCCGGGGCTCAGACCCGCATCTGTGGGTGGGTCTGCTGGCCTCTCGGTCTCAGCGGCCGCTTCGACATAGATCTTGACGCCCCACT
This region includes:
- a CDS encoding CsbD family protein encodes the protein MGIGKKSKNIGKIAEGKTKETAGKVVGNESLEGKGRAQKMKGKVKQAVEKGKDTFKH
- a CDS encoding gas vesicle protein K; amino-acid sequence: MTGEDRPSGNRLAEVADAAARAFRMLPAVPQDILPRGGAEVRRPAHRITTDPDTVERDLIKLVLTLVELLRQLMERQALQRVDAGDLTEEQEERLGATLMILHSRMIELCARYDLSMQDLNLDLGPLGTLLPPPE
- a CDS encoding gas vesicle protein is translated as MRAASRPEATPEEPLPQRQIALIDLLDRLLSGGVVLTGDVVLSIADIDLVRISLRALIVSISEQNPSPWHAISAPVGVDHDR